The proteins below are encoded in one region of Juglans microcarpa x Juglans regia isolate MS1-56 chromosome 4D, Jm3101_v1.0, whole genome shotgun sequence:
- the LOC121259511 gene encoding chloroplast stem-loop binding protein of 41 kDa b, chloroplastic, with product MAKLVVLQQKQPSFSLLPASLSDFNGTRLHTQIQLKRKVWKPKGASRISASSTKKILIMGGTRFIGVFLSRLLVKEGHQVTLFTRGKAPITQQLPGESEKDYADFSSKILHLKGDRKDFEFVKSSLSAEGFDVVYDINGREAVEVEPILDALPKLEQYIYCSSAGVYLKSDLLPHFETDAVDPKSRHKGKLETESLLESKGVNWTSIRPVYIYGPLNYNPVEEWFFHRLKAGRPIPVPNSGMQITQLGHVKDLARVFVQVLGNEKASKEVFNISGEKYVTFDGLARACAKAAGFPEPEIIHYNPKEFDFGKKKSFPFRDQHFFASVDKAKSVLGWKPEFDLVEGLADSYNLDFGRGTFRKEADFSTDDLILGKSLVLT from the exons ATGGCAAAGTTGGTGGTGCTGCAACAAAAACAAccttccttctctcttctccctgCCTCTCTCTCTGACTTCAATGGCACCAGACTCCACACTCAAATTCAG TTGAAAAGAAAGGTATGGAAGCCGAAAGGAGCATCACGCATCTCAGCATCAAGCACCAAGAAGATTCTCATAATGGGAGGCACCAGATTTATTGGTGTGTTTTTGTCACGACTCCTTGTCAAAGAGGGTCATCAG GTGACTTTGTTTACCAGAGGAAAAGCACCCATCACTCAACAATTGCCGGGGGAATCTGAGAAGGATTATGCTGATTTTTCTTCAAAG ATCTTGCATTTGAAAGGAGACAGGAAGGACTTTGAATTTGTCAAATCCAGTCTCTCAGCTGAAGGCTTTGATGTTGTTTATGACATAAATG GACGAGAGGCAGTTGAAGTTGAACCAATACTGGATGCACTACCAAAGCTAGAACA GTATATATACTGTTCTTCAGCCGGTGTCTACCTCAAGTCTGATTTACTACCCCACTTTGAG ACTGATGCAGTTGATCCAAAGAGCCGGCACAAGGGAAAGCTTGAGACAGAGAGCTTGCTGGAATCAAAGGGTGTCAATTGGACTTCTATAAGGCCAGTCTACATCTATGGACCATTGAACTACAACCCTGTTGAAGAGTGGTTTTTTCACCGATTGAAAGCTGGTCGCCCAATCCCAGTCCCGAACTCAGGAATGCAGATAACACAACTAGGTCATGTTAAG GACTTGGCAAGAGTTTTTGTTCAGGTTCTGGGCAATGAAAAGGCCAGCAAGGAAGTCTTCAACATTTCTGGAGAAAAATACGTCACATTTGATGGATTAGCAAGAGCCTGTGCAAAG GCTGCCGGATTTCCCGAGCCTGAGATCATTCACTACAATCCTAAGGAATTTGATTTTGGCAAAAAGAAGTCATTTCCATTCCGCGATCAG CATTTCTTTGCATCTGTTGACAAAGCAAAGAGCGTGCTTGGGTGGAAACCTGAATTCGACCTAGTGGAAGGCCTTGCGGACTCCTACAACCTAGACTTTGGTCGGGGAACTTTCAGGAAAGAGGCTGATTTCTCCACAGATGACTTGATTCTTGGCAAGAGTCTTGTTCTCACTTAG
- the LOC121261369 gene encoding putative pentatricopeptide repeat-containing protein At1g56570: MSTKRLLSISSFHTIPPIIRNSLQLPQNCPSQSNSPFLPKRPSVLATNVIKSYFESGLVKEARSLFDEMPERDVVAWTAMVSGYTSCSHYGHAWTMFCEMVENGMGPNCFTLSSALKACKGMKALSYGALVHGLAIKHGAEGSMYVDNALLDMYATCCVSMDEACMVFQDIHAKNAVSWTTLITGYTHRGDGYGGLRVFQQMLLEEAELNPFSFSIAVRACASIRSHTLGKQVHAAVITHGFESNLPVMNSILDMYCRCGCLSEANQYFHEMNEKDLITWNTLIAGYERLDSNGCLHIFSQMESEDFSPNCFTFTSVTAACANLAVLNYGQQVHGGIVCRGLDGNLALANALIDMYAKCGSITDSRKVFSEMTCRDLVSWTTMMIGYGAHGYGKEAVDLFDKMIRSGIRPDRIVFMAVLSACSHAGLVDEGLKYFKSMMDHYNISPNQEIYGCVVDLLGRAGRVEEAYQLIENMPFKPDESVWGALLGACKAHKLPNLAKLAAQRVLDLRPNMVGTYVMLSNIYAAEGKWVEFANMRKLMRGMGSKKEAGRSWIAVRDQVYGFVVGDKIGSHIKQVYRVLDLLIWHIKEAGYVPDLDCLTHDLEDGT; this comes from the exons ATGAGCACTAAAAGACTGCTATCCATCTCTTCTTTCCATACAATCCCACCCATAATCAGAAACTCCCTTCAGTTGCCCCAAAACTGCCCCAGCCAATCAAATTCACCTTTTTTACCAAAGCGCCCTTCTGTATTAGCCACAAACGTCATCAAGTCGTACTTCGAAAGTGGCTTGGTCAAAGAAGCTCGGTCACTGTTCGATGAAATGCCTGAGAGAGATGTGGTTGCCTGGACGGCCATGGTTTCTGGGTACACGTCTTGTAGCCACTACGGTCATGCATGGACTATGTTCTGTGAGATGGTGGAGAATGGAATGGGGCCAAATTGTTTTACTTTGTCCAGCGCTCTGAAGGCTTGTAAGGGCATGAAGGCTTTGTCATATGGGGCATTGGTTCATGGTTTGGCTATCAAGCATGGAGCAGAGGGGTCCATGTACGTTGATAATGCACTCTTAGACATGTATGCTACATGTTGTGTTAGCATGGACGAGGCATGCATGGTTTTTCAGGATATACATGCAAAGAATGCCGTTTCGTGGACTACTTTGATCACTGGGTACACTCATAGGGGTGATGGCTATGGTGGGCTTCGAGTTTTCCAGCAAATGTTGCTG GAGGAAGCAGAACTCAACCCATTTAGCTTTTCAATTGCAGTTAGAGCTTGTGCCTCAATTCGCTCCCACACTTTGGGCAAGCAAGTACATGCAGCGGTGATTACACATGGGTTTGAATCCAATCTTCCTGTCATGAACTCAATACTAGACATGTATTGCAGGTGCGGGTGTTTATCTGAGGCAAATCAATACTTCCATGAAATGAATGAGAAAGACTTGATCACATGGAATACATTGATAGCTGGATATGAAAGATTGGATTCCAATGGGTGTCTACATATCTTTTCACAAATGGAGTCAGAAGATTTTAGTCCAAATTGCTTCACATTTACCAGTGTTACAGCCGCCTGTGCTAATTTAGCAGTTTTAAATTATGGACAACAGGTTCATGGAGGAATTGTTTGCAGAGGCCTTGATGGGAACTTGGCATTGGCTAATGCCCTTATTGACATGTATGCCAAATGTGGAAGCATAACTGATTCACGCAAAGTTTTTAGCGAAATGACTTGCAGAGATCTGGTCTCCTGGACAACGATGATGATTGGATATGGAGCTCATGGATATGGAAAAGAGGCTGTTGATTTGTTTGATAAGATGATTCGGTCTGGTATTAGACCTGATAGGATCGTGTTTATGGCAGTTCTGAGTGCTTGTAGCCATGCTGGGCTTGTAGACGAAGGCTTGAAGTATTTCAAATCAATGATGGATCATTATAATATCTCTCCAAATCAGGAGATTTATGGCTGTGTTGTGGATCTGCTAGGGCGAGCGGGGAGAGTTGAGGAGGCCTATCAACTAATAGAGAATATGCCATTTAAACCGGATGAGTCTGTTTGGGGGGCACTTCTTGGAGCTTGTAAAGCACATAAGCTTCCGAATTTGGCCAAATTGGCAGCCCAGAGGGTGTTAGATTTGAGGCCAAATATGGTGGGGACTTATGTTATGCTGTCAAATATATATGCAGCTGAAGGTAAGTGGGTGGAGTTTGCAAATATGAGGAAGTTGATGAGAGGGATGGGGAGTAAGAAAGAGGCTGGGAGGAGTTGGATTGCGGTAAGAGACCAGGTTTATGGTTTTGTTGTGGGAGATAAGATTGGTTCTCATATAAAGCAGGTATATAGAGTTTTGGATTTGTTGATTTGGCATATTAAGGAAGCAGGATATGTACCTGATTTGGATTGCTTAACACATGACCTAGAAGATGGGACTTGA
- the LOC121260900 gene encoding protein AGENET DOMAIN (AGD)-CONTAINING P1 isoform X1, giving the protein MPPKLTTTTPSSFFPPGTPVEIGSHDAGFVGSWFAGTVLSSNRSKYSVQYETLVSDLDPSEPLCETLHVSQVRPVPPGETRGCFLVGDHVDAYWNDGWWEGEVTEDLGGGRYGVFFRVSEEQIEFGKEHLRLHRDWVSGKWVPPFEQQEVGKVSNAAGIVASGAKTTQEIFIKGTIVEVSSDEDGFRGAWFAASIVEAVEKDKFLVQYQNLRADDDSCFLREEIDTLHIRPYPPETLVVDRFNLFEEVDAYYNDGWWVGVISKVRVGSKYLVYFRDTDEEMEFEHSDLRPHQDWIDSKWVIASRALNF; this is encoded by the exons ATGCCTCCTAAACTGACTACCACAACACCGTCTTCCTTCTTCCCACCGGGCACCCCCGTGGAGATCGGCTCACACGACGCCGGATTCGTGGGCTCCTGGTTCGCCGGCACAGTGCTCAGTTCCAACCGAAGCAAATACTCCGTTCAATACGAGACCCTCGTGTCCGACCTCGACCCCTCCGAGCCACTCTGCGAGACCCTTCACGTCTCGCAGGTCCGACCTGTCCCGCCTGGAGAGACGCGAGGATGTTTCCTTGTGGGCGATCACGTGGACGCCTACTGGAATGATGGGTGGTGGGAGGGCGAGGTCACCGAGGACTTGGGAGGTGGGAGGTACGGGGTTTTCTTCCGGGTTTCTGAGGAGCAGATTGAGTTTGGGAAGGAGCATCTGAGGCTTCATAGGGACTGGGTTAGTGGGAAATGGGTTCCGCCATTTGAGCAACAAGAGGTGGga AAAGTGTCAAATGCAGCAGGGATCGTAGCTAGTGGAGCAAAAACAACACAGGAGATATTTATCAAGGGGACAATAGTTGAAGTTAGCAGCGATGAAGATGGTTTTCGAGGTGCTTGGTTTGCTGCGAGTATTGTTGAAGCAGTGGAGAAAGATAAGTTCCTAGTTCAGTACCAAAACCTTAGGGCGGACGATGATTCGTGCTTTCTGAGAGAAGAGATCGATACCCTGCATATTAGGCCCTATCCACCAGAAACTCTTGTTGTCGATCGTTTCAATCTCTTTGAAGAAGTTGATGCTTACTACAATGACGGTTGGTGGGTCGGTGTGATTTCTAAGGTTCGTGTCGGCTCCAAATACCTAGTCTACTTCAGGGACACTGATGAGGAAATGGAGTTTGAACACTCTGACTTGAGGCCACACCAGGACTGGATTGACAGCAAATGGGTTATTGCTTCCCGG GCTCTGAATTTTTGA
- the LOC121260862 gene encoding uncharacterized protein LOC121260862, which yields MSLVSEEVKAKAEVYHGDELCKEKSQLLLKEVGLPNGLLPLQDIEECGYNRETGFVWLKQKKSRSHKFEQIGKLVSYGTEVTAYVEQNKIKRLSGVKAKELFVWITLNEICVDDPPTGKITFKTPTGLFRSYPVSAFEVEEEVKEVKENKEVHVKEAVEVKEV from the coding sequence atgtcTCTGGTCTCTGAGGAAGTCAAGGCCAAGGCAGAGGTCTACCATGGAGACGAGCTTTGTAAAGAAAAATCGCAGCTTTTGCTCAAGGAAGTTGGGTTGCCAAATGGGTTGCTGCCATTGCAAGACATTGAGGAATGTGGGTATAACAGAGAGACTGGCTTTGTGTGGCTGAAGCAGAAAAAGAGCAGAAGCCACAAATTTGAACAGATTGGGAAGCTTGTTTCCTATGGCACTGAAGTCACAGCATATGTTGAGCAAAACAAGATCAAGAGGCTTAGTGGAGTCAAAGCCAAGGAGCTCTTTGTCTGGATCACACTCAATGAGATCTGTGTGGATGATCCTCCCACTGGGAAGATCACTTTCAAGACTCCTACAGGACTCTTCAGGTCATACCCTGTCTCGGCTTTTGAAGTTGAGGAGGAAGTCAAGGAAGTGAAGGAAAACAAGGAAGTGCATGTGAAAGAAGCTGTGGAAGTGAAAGAGGTCTGA
- the LOC121259510 gene encoding Golgi apparatus membrane protein-like protein ECHIDNA isoform X2 — MDLNPPAGENYANPKTCLFHVIFKAAALAFYILSALFVNSFVIIFVVTVLLAALDFWVVKNVSGRILVGLRWWNEINDLGESIWKFESLDQESLARMNKKDSWLFWWTLYLAMLSRRFNNLLPRPLHLGSHPPYNRHSVLFESFIREDGNKTGKHL; from the exons ATGGATCTCAACCCG CCTGCAGGAGAAAATTATGCCAACCCGAAGACATGTCTCTTTCATGTTATTTTCAAG GCTGCAGCATTGGCATTTTACATTCTTTCTGCCCTCTTCGTTAATAGCTTTGTCATCATTTTCGTGGTGACTGTCCTTCTTGCCGCTCTTGATTTTTGGGTAGTCAAGAACGTCAGTGGTCGTATTTTAGTTGGTTTAAGGTGGTGGAATGAAATAAATGATCTTGGTGAAAGCATATGGAAATTTGAATCTCTTGACCAAGAG TCATTGGCCCGCATGAACAAGAAAGATTCATGGCTGTTCTGGTGGACCCTATACCTTGCG ATGCTAAGCAGAAGATTCAACAATTTGCTTCCCAGACCATTGCATCTCGGGTCACATCCACCATACAATCGGCATTCAGTGTTGTTTGAGTCATTCATCAGAGAAGATGGAAATAAAACAGGAAAGCACTTGTGA
- the LOC121260632 gene encoding alkaline/neutral invertase A, mitochondrial-like, whose product MNTVRFFSKSTMKTTCRILLFSRNPPFFNPNSQPHADPFRIIGSCSIIFNTHKAFRLPSSGFGQPMALTRPNNGFGTTPSRGAFVISRVASFSTTVETRVNENNFERIYVQGGGGVGVKPLVVERIDKDENLVGEDESRIEVNGGSDVNLGNSKGLSESVVAREESEVEKEAWELLREAVVTYCGNPVGTVAARDPSDNQMLNYDQVFIRDFVPSALAFLLKGEGEIVRNFLLHTLQLQSWEKTVDCYSPGQGLMPASFKVRIVPLDENKHEEVLDPDFGESAIGRVAPVDSGLWWIILLRAYGKLTGDYALQERVDVQTGLKMILNLCLTDGFDMFPSLLVTDGSCMIDRRMGIHGHPLEIQALFYSALRCSREMLAVNDGSQNLVRAINNRLSALSFHIREYYWVDMKKINEIYRYKTEEYSMDAINKFNIYPEQIPSWLMDWIPEDGGYMMGNLQPAHMDFRFFTLGNLWSIVSSLGTPKQNAAILNFIEAKWDDLVGHMPLKICYPALENEEWRIITGSDPKNTPWSYHNGGSWPTLLWQFTLACIKMGRFELAQKAVALAEKRLSGDRWPEYYDTRTGRFIGKQARFFQTWTITGFLASKMLLENPEKASLLFWEEDYELLEICVCALSKSGRKKCSRFAAKSQILV is encoded by the exons ATGAATACGGTCAGATTCTTTAGCAAATCAACCATGAAAACCACCTGTAGAATCCTCCTCTTTAGTCGGAACCCACCGTTTTTCAATCCCAACTCGCAACCCCACGCCGACCCTTTTCGCATCATAGGCTCTTGTAGCATTATCTTCAATACCCACAAAGCCTTTCGATTGCCCAGCTCGGGTTTTGGCCAACCCATGGCTCTAACAAGGCCTAATAATGGGTTTGGCACAACACCCAGTAGGGGAGCCTTCGTAATTTCTCGGGTCGCGTCGTTTTCGACTACGGTGGAGACCCGTGTGAACGAGAACAATTTCGAGAGAATCTACGTTCAAGGTGGTGGGGGTGTTGGTGTGAAGCCATTGGTGGTGGAGAGAATTGACAAAGACGAGAATCTAGTCGGGGAGGATGAGTCTAGGATAGAGGTTAATGGTGGTAGTGACGTAAATTTAGGGAATTCCAAGGGTTTGAGTGAATCCGTGGTGGCGAGGGAGGAAAGTGAAGTGGAGAAGGAGGCGTGGGAGCTGTTGAGAGAGGCGGTGGTGACGTATTGTGGGAATCCAGTGGGAACAGTGGCGGCGAGGGACCCTTCCGATAATCAGATGTTGAATTATGACCAGGTGTTTATCAGGGACTTCGTCCCCTCGGCACTCGCGTTCTTGCttaagggagagggagagattgtGAGGAACTTTCTCCTTCATACCTTGCAATTGCAG AGTTGGGAGAAAACAGTGGACTGCTACAGCCCAGGGCAGGGTTTGATGCCTGCAAGTTTTAAAGTTAGAATAGTGCCTCTTGATGAAAATAAGCATGAAGAAGTTCTAGATCCAGATTTTGGTGAATCAGCTATTGGTCGTGTTGCACCTGTGGATTCTG GTCTGTGGTGGATTATCCTGTTGAGGGCTTATGGAAAACTCACTGGTGACTATGCATTACAAGAAAGGGTGGATGTTCAGACGGGCTTAAAAATGATACTGAACTTGTGTTTAACTGATggatttgatatgtttccttctCTGTTAGTCACTGATGGCTCCTGTATGATAGACCGGCGGATGGGTATCCATGGCCACCCCCTTGAAATCCAA GCATTATTTTACTCAGCTCTACGGTGCTCCCGTGAGATGCTCGCTGTAAATGATGGATCCCAGAATTTGGTGAGGGCAATCAACAATAGGCTCAGTGCATTGTCATTCCATATCAGAGAATATTATTGGGTGGATATGAAGAAGATAAATGAGATTTACCGATATAAAACAGAGGAGTACTCTATGGATGCCATCAACAAGTTTAACATCTATCCGGAACAAATTCCTTCTTGGCTGATGGACTGGATTCCAGAGGATGGCGGATATATGATGGGCAATCTACAGCCTGCTCACATGGATTTTAGGTTTTTCACGCTTGGAAATCTTTGGTCCATTGTTTCATCTCTGGGTACTCCAAAACAAAATGCAGCTATATTGAATTTCATTGAAGCCAAATGGGATGATCTTGTGGGACATATGCCTCTGAAGATATGTTATCCTGCTTTAGAGAATGAGGAGTGGCGAATAATAACTGGCAGTGACCCGAAAAATAC CCCGTGGTCATATCATAATGGTGGGTCCTGGCCAACACTTCTGTGGCAG TTCACATTGGCGTGCATCAAGATGGGCAGATTTGAACTAGCTCAAAAAGCTGTTGCCTTGGCTGAGAAGAGGCTTTCAGGTGATAGGTGGCCTGAATATTATGATACTCGGACAGGGAGGTTTATTGGAAAGCAAGCACGATTTTTCCAAACATGGACTATTACTGGATTCCTTGCATCTAAAATGCTCTTGGAGAATCCAGAGAAGGCTTCCTTGTTATTCTGGGAGGAGGATTATGAACTTCTTGAGATCTGCGTTTGTGCACTTAGCAAGAGTGGTCGAAAGAAATGCTCCCGCTTTGCAGCTAAGTCGCAGATACTTGTGTAA
- the LOC121259510 gene encoding Golgi apparatus membrane protein-like protein ECHIDNA isoform X1, which yields MDLNPPAGENYANPKTCLFHVIFKAAALAFYILSALFVNSFVIIFVVTVLLAALDFWVVKNVSGRILVGLRWWNEINDLGESIWKFESLDQESLARMNKKDSWLFWWTLYLAAAAWIVLAIFSLIRLQADYLLVIGVCLTLSIANIVGFTKCRKDAKQKIQQFASQTIASRVTSTIQSAFSVV from the exons ATGGATCTCAACCCG CCTGCAGGAGAAAATTATGCCAACCCGAAGACATGTCTCTTTCATGTTATTTTCAAG GCTGCAGCATTGGCATTTTACATTCTTTCTGCCCTCTTCGTTAATAGCTTTGTCATCATTTTCGTGGTGACTGTCCTTCTTGCCGCTCTTGATTTTTGGGTAGTCAAGAACGTCAGTGGTCGTATTTTAGTTGGTTTAAGGTGGTGGAATGAAATAAATGATCTTGGTGAAAGCATATGGAAATTTGAATCTCTTGACCAAGAG TCATTGGCCCGCATGAACAAGAAAGATTCATGGCTGTTCTGGTGGACCCTATACCTTGCG GCGGCTGCTTGGATTGTTCTTGCAATATTCTCTCTCATAAGGCTTCAAGCTGATTATCTCCTTGTTATAGGAGTTTGTTTAACGCTCAGTATTGCAAATATTGTTGGCTTTACTAAATGCCGAAAAG ATGCTAAGCAGAAGATTCAACAATTTGCTTCCCAGACCATTGCATCTCGGGTCACATCCACCATACAATCGGCATTCAGTGTTGTTTGA
- the LOC121260900 gene encoding protein AGENET DOMAIN (AGD)-CONTAINING P1 isoform X2, with product MPPKLTTTTPSSFFPPGTPVEIGSHDAGFVGSWFAGTVLSSNRSKYSVQYETLVSDLDPSEPLCETLHVSQVRPVPPGETRGCFLVGDHVDAYWNDGWWEGEVTEDLGGGRYGVFFRVSEEQIEFGKEHLRLHRDWVSGKWVPPFEQQEKVSNAAGIVASGAKTTQEIFIKGTIVEVSSDEDGFRGAWFAASIVEAVEKDKFLVQYQNLRADDDSCFLREEIDTLHIRPYPPETLVVDRFNLFEEVDAYYNDGWWVGVISKVRVGSKYLVYFRDTDEEMEFEHSDLRPHQDWIDSKWVIASRALNF from the exons ATGCCTCCTAAACTGACTACCACAACACCGTCTTCCTTCTTCCCACCGGGCACCCCCGTGGAGATCGGCTCACACGACGCCGGATTCGTGGGCTCCTGGTTCGCCGGCACAGTGCTCAGTTCCAACCGAAGCAAATACTCCGTTCAATACGAGACCCTCGTGTCCGACCTCGACCCCTCCGAGCCACTCTGCGAGACCCTTCACGTCTCGCAGGTCCGACCTGTCCCGCCTGGAGAGACGCGAGGATGTTTCCTTGTGGGCGATCACGTGGACGCCTACTGGAATGATGGGTGGTGGGAGGGCGAGGTCACCGAGGACTTGGGAGGTGGGAGGTACGGGGTTTTCTTCCGGGTTTCTGAGGAGCAGATTGAGTTTGGGAAGGAGCATCTGAGGCTTCATAGGGACTGGGTTAGTGGGAAATGGGTTCCGCCATTTGAGCAACAAGAG AAAGTGTCAAATGCAGCAGGGATCGTAGCTAGTGGAGCAAAAACAACACAGGAGATATTTATCAAGGGGACAATAGTTGAAGTTAGCAGCGATGAAGATGGTTTTCGAGGTGCTTGGTTTGCTGCGAGTATTGTTGAAGCAGTGGAGAAAGATAAGTTCCTAGTTCAGTACCAAAACCTTAGGGCGGACGATGATTCGTGCTTTCTGAGAGAAGAGATCGATACCCTGCATATTAGGCCCTATCCACCAGAAACTCTTGTTGTCGATCGTTTCAATCTCTTTGAAGAAGTTGATGCTTACTACAATGACGGTTGGTGGGTCGGTGTGATTTCTAAGGTTCGTGTCGGCTCCAAATACCTAGTCTACTTCAGGGACACTGATGAGGAAATGGAGTTTGAACACTCTGACTTGAGGCCACACCAGGACTGGATTGACAGCAAATGGGTTATTGCTTCCCGG GCTCTGAATTTTTGA